The Bacteroidota bacterium genome has a window encoding:
- a CDS encoding PAS domain-containing protein: protein MAGAKRFLQPIRSILETSRSGILIVSTNGKITFMNESLEKHCGISFNALRGKPLSHLFPENSVDDLKEVTEGYTISKKFRMQMRHASGLQNNFVFVSRIIEQAKPEGFLLIIQASEKVRGKGLAKDQNSILRVMDRRTNEACLITDILTGEDHFMSNSIRQLTGWDKEDFLKGGFGFGLSLIHPDDVSQVMKIYETEVEKRNREPFLHDHLSWQVEFRYRRSDGRYVCLATETIVLDRNEQQHVRMIMTTFRPAEHLRASSNSIAGGLSEESIRLIDGKPYIDIGYLNRLRSQTLTLTPADRPEQPNLTNRELQILRLLADGFSTEKISEKLNISSHTVSTHRKQLLKKLDARNGAELVTKAQKLGILT from the coding sequence ATGGCCGGCGCCAAACGGTTCCTCCAACCGATCCGAAGCATCCTGGAAACCTCCAGAAGCGGAATTCTCATCGTGTCAACGAATGGGAAGATCACGTTCATGAACGAAAGTCTTGAAAAACACTGTGGGATCTCGTTCAACGCTTTACGTGGAAAACCCCTTTCGCATTTGTTTCCTGAGAACAGTGTGGATGACCTTAAGGAGGTCACCGAGGGCTATACGATTTCCAAAAAGTTCCGGATGCAGATGCGTCATGCCAGCGGTTTGCAGAATAACTTCGTCTTCGTTTCCCGGATTATCGAACAGGCTAAACCGGAAGGATTCCTGCTCATCATTCAAGCTTCGGAAAAAGTCAGGGGCAAGGGGTTGGCAAAGGACCAAAACTCGATCCTGCGGGTCATGGACCGGCGCACCAATGAAGCGTGCTTGATTACCGACATCCTTACGGGTGAAGATCATTTCATGAGTAACTCCATCCGGCAATTGACGGGATGGGACAAGGAAGATTTTCTCAAAGGCGGCTTCGGATTCGGTCTGTCACTCATTCATCCCGACGATGTTTCTCAGGTCATGAAGATCTATGAAACCGAAGTCGAGAAACGAAACCGGGAACCCTTCCTGCACGATCATCTTTCCTGGCAGGTGGAATTCAGGTACCGTCGGTCCGATGGCCGGTATGTGTGCCTGGCGACCGAAACGATCGTGCTCGACCGGAACGAGCAGCAACACGTACGCATGATCATGACCACCTTCCGTCCGGCTGAACACCTTCGGGCTTCATCCAATTCAATTGCAGGCGGCTTGTCGGAAGAGTCCATTCGCTTGATCGACGGTAAACCGTACATCGATATCGGCTACCTGAACAGACTCAGAAGCCAAACACTCACACTTACGCCGGCCGACCGGCCGGAACAACCGAACCTGACCAACCGGGAACTCCAGATCCTCCGCCTGTTGGCGGACGGGTTTTCTACCGAGAAAATATCCGAAAAATTGAATATCAGTTCCCATACGGTATCGACCCACCGGAAACAGTTGTTAAAAAAACTGGACGCCCGAAATGGGGCAGAATTAGTCACCAAGGCCCAGAAACTGGGTATTCTGACGTAG
- the pyk gene encoding pyruvate kinase: MASIPFNKTKIVATIGPASNTYEVLRELIRAGVDVCRLNLSHGDYSVHQQVIETIRRINEELRVHTAILIDLQGPKLRIGQVENEPALLVRGEELVFTSQECTGNAQQVYMNYRQFPQDVAIGDTVLIDDGKLSLRVTGTNRTDRVTAVVEIGGPLRSRKGVNLPNTKISLPSLTAKDLDDLQFALRMNVDWIGLSFVRTARDIIELKQIIAREGKRVRVIAKIEKPEALQEIDHIIRETDGLMVARGDLGVELPMEDVPLIQKMLVDKCIRASKPVIIATQMMESMINNATPTRAEVNDVANSVLDGADAVMLSGETSVGEYPVRVVESMRRIIQTVETQGYRYNRNNQPDITSDTFISDSVCYNAGVMASQVGARAIVGMTRSGYTAYRISAQRPSADIIIFTDVPSLLSVLSLVWGVRGYFYNKAVSTDQTIRDLQQILKEQGHVKSGDIMIHLASIPLEEQGRTNMIKLGRVN, from the coding sequence ATGGCATCCATTCCTTTCAATAAGACCAAGATCGTCGCGACGATCGGCCCCGCATCCAATACCTATGAAGTATTGCGCGAACTGATCCGTGCCGGTGTCGACGTCTGCAGACTGAACCTCTCCCACGGCGACTATTCCGTACACCAACAGGTGATCGAAACGATCCGACGGATCAACGAAGAACTGCGTGTCCATACTGCCATTCTGATCGATCTGCAAGGCCCGAAACTTCGTATCGGCCAGGTGGAAAACGAACCGGCCCTGCTCGTACGCGGCGAAGAACTCGTGTTCACCTCGCAGGAATGTACCGGTAACGCGCAGCAGGTGTACATGAACTACCGTCAGTTTCCGCAGGACGTAGCCATCGGCGACACCGTGTTGATCGACGACGGGAAACTGTCCCTCCGTGTCACCGGCACCAACCGCACCGACCGTGTCACGGCGGTCGTGGAGATCGGCGGCCCCCTTCGCTCACGCAAAGGCGTCAATTTACCCAATACGAAAATCTCACTGCCCAGTCTTACCGCGAAGGACCTCGACGACCTCCAGTTCGCGCTGCGCATGAACGTGGATTGGATCGGTTTGTCCTTCGTACGCACCGCGCGCGACATCATCGAATTGAAACAGATCATCGCGCGCGAGGGGAAACGCGTCCGGGTGATCGCGAAAATCGAAAAACCGGAAGCGCTGCAGGAGATCGACCACATCATCCGGGAAACCGATGGCCTGATGGTAGCCCGGGGAGATCTTGGCGTGGAACTTCCGATGGAAGATGTCCCCCTGATCCAAAAGATGCTCGTCGACAAATGTATCCGTGCATCCAAGCCGGTCATCATCGCCACGCAGATGATGGAAAGCATGATCAACAACGCCACGCCTACCCGCGCGGAGGTGAACGACGTGGCGAATTCCGTACTCGACGGAGCGGACGCCGTCATGCTGAGCGGCGAAACTTCCGTCGGCGAGTATCCGGTCCGCGTCGTGGAAAGCATGCGCCGCATCATCCAAACGGTCGAAACACAGGGTTATCGCTACAACCGCAATAACCAGCCCGACATCACCAGCGATACGTTCATTTCCGATTCGGTTTGCTACAATGCCGGCGTCATGGCTTCCCAGGTCGGCGCGCGCGCAATCGTCGGTATGACCCGTTCGGGATACACGGCTTACCGCATCTCCGCGCAACGGCCCTCCGCCGACATCATCATCTTCACCGATGTACCGTCGCTGCTCAGCGTCCTGAGTTTGGTGTGGGGCGTCCGCGGCTATTTTTACAACAAGGCGGTCTCCACCGACCAGACGATCCGCGACCTGCAGCAAATCCTGAAAGAACAAGGCCACGTGAAATCCGGTGATATCATGATCCACCTGGCCAGCATTCCGCTCGAAGAACAAGGTCGAACGAACATGATCAAACTCGGACGCGTCAACTGA
- a CDS encoding IPExxxVDY family protein: MKKVVLRIDEDEQYGFVLIGIVCQHRDYRLCREINLALDISLARDNDFEVFTKKRMEAMTFTRFSFINEEEDEYYMLANKGDGGMLLPEQKQIDYFLLIRPGRNEIDSGNLLPELKKIPMILGAYAFEPKELKSRENLLF, translated from the coding sequence ATGAAAAAAGTCGTGTTGCGGATCGACGAGGATGAACAGTACGGATTCGTGCTGATCGGAATCGTTTGCCAGCACCGCGATTATCGGCTCTGCCGGGAAATCAACCTGGCGCTCGACATTTCCCTTGCGCGTGATAACGATTTCGAGGTCTTCACCAAAAAGCGCATGGAAGCGATGACCTTCACCCGCTTCTCCTTCATCAACGAGGAAGAGGACGAATATTATATGTTGGCGAACAAAGGCGACGGCGGAATGTTACTGCCGGAGCAGAAGCAGATCGATTACTTCCTCCTCATTCGCCCCGGGAGGAACGAGATCGACTCCGGCAATCTCTTGCCGGAACTGAAAAAAATCCCCATGATCCTCGGCGCCTACGCCTTCGAACCGAAAGAACTCAAGTCGCGCGAGAACCTGCTCTTCTGA
- the rnc gene encoding ribonuclease III, which yields MSFLSGIRHLFSKDKSFVRALRNLLGFTPRNLSLYHLAFKHRSTAEEHPSGIKMSNERLEYLGDAVLGAIIAEHLFKRFPFREEGFLTEMRSRLVNREQLNKLAVKIGVDRFMQNSIDPGAKNRSAYGDAFEALIGAVYLDQGYNVTRQLVLNRIFRHHIDVDVVEQTDSNFKSKLINWCQKEKRTVDFELVEEVENGGKRLLRVRVLVNGEEVAQGEDFSKKRAEQIAAEKAIGILGIS from the coding sequence TTGAGTTTCCTCTCCGGCATACGGCACCTCTTTTCCAAGGACAAATCGTTCGTCCGCGCCCTGCGCAACCTCCTGGGGTTTACGCCGCGTAACCTTTCCTTATACCATCTTGCGTTCAAGCACCGGTCCACTGCCGAAGAACATCCGAGCGGCATCAAGATGAGCAACGAACGCCTCGAGTATCTGGGAGACGCGGTTTTAGGAGCCATCATCGCCGAACACCTCTTCAAACGATTCCCCTTTCGAGAAGAAGGCTTTCTCACGGAGATGCGCAGCCGGCTCGTCAACCGCGAACAATTGAACAAGCTGGCGGTAAAGATCGGTGTCGACCGCTTCATGCAGAACTCGATCGATCCCGGCGCGAAGAACCGCTCCGCTTACGGCGACGCGTTCGAAGCCCTGATAGGGGCCGTTTACCTGGACCAGGGATACAACGTCACCCGGCAGCTCGTCCTGAACCGCATCTTCCGGCATCACATCGACGTCGATGTCGTTGAACAGACCGACAGCAACTTCAAGAGCAAGCTCATCAACTGGTGCCAGAAGGAGAAGCGCACGGTCGACTTTGAATTGGTGGAGGAAGTGGAAAATGGCGGGAAACGCCTGCTTCGCGTCCGGGTACTGGTGAACGGCGAAGAAGTGGCGCAGGGCGAAGACTTTTCGAAAAAGCGGGCTGAACAGATCGCTGCCGAAAAAGCGATCGGCATTCTGGGAATTTCCTGA
- a CDS encoding PAS domain-containing protein, whose amino-acid sequence MIAPALEFLQPALPVFDTSEDAVLLLDLHGIVQYVNGCFLDHLGFSRQEVLYSPCTRFHSELSFRFDDLLSRLAMEETVVQDVTCLDKKRREKQFRLVSTLLRDIQGQVRGVMVVLNGRKSLREQEMKHFENQRMLLSALNARRNELITIIDVQLQLTVFISNSVGSILGWRPQEYLEGGWPFEFANFHPDDMNLIALVYYREMVRRNQNKELDDQPIKWEFRRRHRTATWRWIRSESYILERDERGNIKYLISFEQDITEEKQGKNETVRLVESLLEMPARKFPDPFVLSGYSLSPREKELIGLLQRGLSAKEMALRMGLTLYTINSYKKKLLAKLNARNSAELVRIAIEHHLI is encoded by the coding sequence ATGATTGCTCCTGCACTTGAGTTTCTGCAACCCGCACTTCCGGTGTTCGACACCTCGGAAGATGCCGTGTTGCTGCTCGACCTGCACGGCATCGTTCAATATGTAAACGGTTGTTTCCTGGACCACCTCGGTTTCAGCCGACAGGAAGTGCTCTATTCCCCCTGCACACGATTTCATTCCGAACTGAGTTTTCGCTTCGATGACTTATTGTCGCGCCTGGCCATGGAAGAGACCGTGGTACAGGACGTGACCTGTCTCGATAAAAAGCGACGCGAAAAACAATTCAGGCTCGTCAGCACTTTGCTCCGCGACATACAAGGACAAGTCCGCGGAGTCATGGTAGTCCTCAACGGGCGGAAATCGCTCCGGGAACAGGAAATGAAACACTTCGAGAATCAGCGCATGCTCCTGTCCGCGCTCAATGCTCGCAGGAACGAACTGATCACGATCATCGATGTGCAACTACAATTGACCGTCTTCATCTCCAATTCCGTGGGTTCGATCCTCGGATGGAGGCCACAGGAATACCTGGAAGGAGGATGGCCGTTTGAGTTCGCCAATTTCCATCCGGATGACATGAATCTCATCGCCCTGGTGTACTACCGGGAAATGGTTCGCCGGAACCAGAACAAGGAACTCGACGACCAACCCATCAAATGGGAATTCCGTCGTCGTCACCGAACCGCTACCTGGCGATGGATCCGGAGTGAATCGTACATTCTTGAACGTGATGAACGCGGCAACATCAAATACCTGATCAGCTTCGAACAGGACATCACGGAAGAAAAGCAGGGAAAGAACGAAACGGTCAGGCTGGTGGAATCACTGCTGGAGATGCCAGCGAGAAAATTCCCCGACCCGTTTGTCCTGAGCGGATATAGCCTCTCTCCGCGCGAAAAGGAATTGATCGGTCTCTTACAACGCGGATTGTCTGCCAAGGAAATGGCCCTCCGAATGGGCTTGACCCTTTATACGATCAACTCCTACAAGAAAAAACTACTGGCGAAGTTGAATGCCAGGAATTCCGCCGAGCTGGTGCGGATCGCGATTGAACATCACCTGATCTGA
- a CDS encoding M42 family metallopeptidase, producing the protein MALNISLLKEICETPGAPGFEQRVRSVVLRELSKLPVDVSIDNLGNVTAFRRGRSPKKVMIAAHMDEIGFIVTHIDDNGFLRFHPLGGFDPKTLTAQRVIVHGQQDLIGVMGSKPIHLMSPEERNKTVQIQDYFIDLGLSKEEVIKHVSIGDPITRQRELIEMGNCVNCKSIDNRVSVFILLETMSRLKDFPYDVYGVFTVQEEVGTRGANVAAHQIGPDFGFGLDTTIAFDVPGSQAHEQVTKLGKGAAIKIMDASTICDVRMVDYMKKTADKHGIPWQPEILAGGGTDTAPIQRMGKTGSIAGAVSIPTRHIHQVIEMADRNDIDAAIRLLTACIEGLDTHSWEFQ; encoded by the coding sequence ATGGCTCTCAACATCTCCCTCCTCAAAGAAATCTGCGAAACGCCCGGGGCACCCGGCTTTGAACAACGCGTCCGCTCCGTCGTACTGCGTGAATTAAGCAAGTTGCCGGTTGATGTCAGCATCGACAACCTCGGCAATGTCACGGCTTTCCGACGCGGCCGCTCGCCGAAGAAAGTGATGATCGCCGCGCACATGGATGAGATCGGTTTCATCGTCACGCACATCGACGACAACGGATTCCTGCGCTTTCATCCGCTCGGCGGTTTCGACCCGAAGACACTGACGGCTCAACGCGTGATCGTGCACGGCCAACAGGACCTCATCGGCGTCATGGGCAGCAAGCCGATCCATCTGATGTCGCCGGAAGAACGGAACAAGACCGTGCAAATCCAGGACTACTTCATCGACCTCGGGCTTTCAAAAGAAGAAGTAATCAAACACGTAAGCATCGGTGATCCGATCACCCGCCAACGTGAGTTGATCGAGATGGGTAACTGCGTCAACTGCAAATCGATCGACAACCGAGTATCCGTATTCATCCTCCTGGAGACGATGAGTCGTCTGAAAGATTTCCCTTACGATGTCTATGGCGTTTTCACCGTTCAGGAAGAAGTCGGCACCCGCGGCGCGAATGTAGCCGCGCACCAGATCGGTCCCGACTTCGGCTTCGGACTGGATACCACCATTGCCTTCGACGTACCCGGATCACAGGCGCACGAGCAGGTGACCAAACTGGGCAAGGGAGCCGCGATCAAAATCATGGATGCCTCGACCATCTGCGATGTCCGGATGGTGGATTATATGAAAAAGACCGCTGACAAACATGGGATACCGTGGCAGCCCGAAATCCTGGCCGGCGGAGGAACGGATACGGCGCCGATTCAACGCATGGGGAAAACCGGTTCGATCGCCGGGGCGGTATCCATTCCCACCCGTCATATCCACCAGGTGATCGAAATGGCGGATCGAAACGACATTGATGCGGCCATTCGCCTGCTGACCGCTTGCATCGAAGGACTGGATACTCATTCCTGGGAATTCCAGTAA